From Pseudomonas hefeiensis, one genomic window encodes:
- the sctQ gene encoding type III secretion system cytoplasmic ring protein SctQ — protein sequence MNCRLDPTWSPFAEQLSSFDPRWLYLHNRLHRIRKAWHGECAGQAIGVRWGSVAEPDATTIELLLGLGEEGDAAAIRLHLPEQALHALGMSVALDFQTLPGAMLLELALLSLIEPLERLSGQPVRFIDRADPAHAGLAAQPCPLHLITQVQFDGSSMSVVLHLSAKAGEQVVQWFDQHIAPAPHVLPDLRLWLAVEAGEADLSVGELRSLNPGDVVMLDPWPTAQVRLVLNRRLSARAGQDGTTLKLLETLMSVNFSEEFSVSEAPSMSETSDGQSLDSRLDDLPLKMICQAGSVELTLAQLRELGEGSLLSFTEQRQDSVDLMVNGRRVGLGQLVRIGPGLGVRVLSIATS from the coding sequence GTGAACTGTCGCCTGGACCCCACCTGGTCCCCCTTTGCCGAGCAACTGAGCTCTTTCGACCCCCGATGGTTGTACCTGCACAATCGCCTGCATCGCATCCGCAAAGCCTGGCATGGCGAATGTGCAGGCCAGGCCATCGGCGTGCGCTGGGGCTCCGTTGCCGAGCCTGACGCGACGACGATTGAGCTGTTGCTTGGGCTGGGCGAGGAGGGCGATGCGGCGGCCATCAGGCTGCACCTGCCAGAGCAGGCGCTGCACGCCTTGGGCATGTCGGTTGCTCTGGACTTTCAAACCTTGCCTGGCGCAATGCTGCTGGAACTGGCCCTGCTGAGCCTGATAGAGCCCTTGGAACGCCTGAGCGGGCAACCGGTCCGTTTCATTGACCGCGCCGACCCTGCCCATGCCGGCCTGGCCGCGCAACCCTGCCCGTTGCACCTTATAACCCAGGTTCAGTTTGACGGCTCGTCCATGTCCGTGGTGCTGCATCTGAGTGCCAAGGCCGGCGAACAGGTTGTGCAGTGGTTCGACCAGCACATAGCGCCGGCCCCCCACGTGCTGCCAGACCTGCGCCTGTGGCTGGCGGTCGAGGCCGGCGAAGCCGACCTGAGCGTTGGCGAGCTGCGCAGCCTCAACCCAGGTGATGTGGTGATGCTCGATCCCTGGCCCACGGCCCAAGTACGACTGGTGCTGAACCGTCGTTTGTCCGCCCGGGCTGGCCAGGACGGCACCACGCTCAAACTGCTTGAAACACTTATGAGCGTCAATTTTTCCGAGGAATTCTCCGTGAGTGAAGCACCCTCTATGAGTGAAACATCTGACGGGCAGAGCCTGGATTCTCGCCTGGACGATTTGCCGTTGAAAATGATTTGCCAGGCCGGCAGCGTCGAGTTGACCCTGGCGCAGTTGCGCGAACTGGGGGAGGGCAGCCTGCTGTCGTTCACCGAACAACGCCAGGACAGCGTGGATCTGATGGTCAACGGGCGTCGCGTCGGGCTGGGGCAACTGGTCAGGATCGGTCCCGGCCTGGGCGTGCGCGTGTTGAGTATCGCCACATCATGA